From the genome of Nicotiana sylvestris chromosome 2, ASM39365v2, whole genome shotgun sequence, one region includes:
- the LOC138885324 gene encoding uncharacterized protein — MADRTMKKPLGIIDDVLVRVDKVILPTDFVILDCEVDYEVSIILGRPFLATRNALVDVEAGKLTFRVGDEKVDFHVCKSMKQPNCSEVCSFVDLVTTMIVDDTSAMINVEDPL, encoded by the coding sequence atggcggatagaacgatgaagaaaccattgggtattattgatgatgtgcttgtccgggtggacaaagtTATCTTGCcaactgattttgtgatcttggattgtgaggtggattatgaagtttcaatcatattggggagacctttccttgctactaggaatgccttagttgatgtggaagcagggaaaCTCactttccgggtgggtgatgaaaaagtggactttcatgtgtgcaagtcaatgaagcagcccaattgttccgaggtgtgctcttttgtcgACCTTGTCACGACcatgatagttgatgataccagtgcaatgatcaatgtggaggaccctttgtaa